The stretch of DNA GCTCCGGCAACAACGCGTGTGGTGTAAGTTCCGGCTGCCAAATCGCCAAAGTCGAAGTTAATGGTGTTGCTGCCTTTGTTTAAGTAGGTAGCGCCTTTTTTCACTACTTCGCCCATGTAGTTATTTACCTCAATAGTTATTTCTTGTTCCGTTCCTGTTGTTATGAATAATTTAGCTTGGTCGGCTGCAGGATTCGGCACAAACTCGCTTACTCTAAACAAATCTTCGCCTC from Chitinophagales bacterium encodes:
- a CDS encoding T9SS type A sorting domain-containing protein, encoding GEDLFRVSEFVPNPAADQAKLFITTGTEQEITIEVNNYMGEVVKKGATYLNKGSNTINFDFGDLAAGTYTTRVVAGANTYVRRIIITR